The sequence ATGACGGCACAGAAACACGGAATTTCGCATCTAACTTGTTCGCCACCTGTGAGACAAAAAGCGCCATCCTTATACCTCTGTTGTGCCACAATAGGCATCGTCCTATATTTCATGGGTTATTATAGGATAGTATAGGATTTGACTAAAAAATACAACTTTTTTTCCATAAAGCACCATAGAGCCATCGCCGCCAATGGGCGTCACACCATGCCACAGCGCGCATGGCATGCGTGTCTTCTATGGGAAAACACTCTGTGAAGAGAGGGAAAGCGTCAGAGCGGTTTTTGTTTTTGCTCTGCTGTCGTGGTCGCCTTCGTCTGGGCGTTTTGTGCCATCCTATGGGCGGGAGACATCCATAATTTTTCCAATCTGTAAAAAAGGCGCACCTCTGGCTTGAAGAGATGGACGATGATGTCGCCCATATCGAGGAGCACCCAATCACCCCGCGCCATCCCCTCGATAGCGATAGGCGATGGCGTTTTCCCCTTGAAGCGCCTGATGAGTTTGTCGGCAAGGGCTTTGACATGACGCGCATTATTGCCTGAGGCAATGACCATATAGTCGGCAAGAATAGATTTTCCTTGAAGAGGGATCGTCACAATATCCTCTGCCTTATAGGAGTCGAGATGGCGCGTTATCATGCGCACCTTGTCACGACATGGCACTATCTCCCTATGGGCGTCCCGCATACCGCTCATGGACGTATACCCTTCTGCGCGTCAAAAGACCCCTGAGAAAACTCATGAGAAGACTCATGAGAGGCCCGATGTTCTCTTCGTATATGGGTAGAAGAGATGTCCGTCCTTCCAGCCGTATGAAAGAAAATCCAAGAGGGAGGGCCCATCGCCAGCAATTGTTGTCCTTGTCTCACAGGCTTTCGATAGCGCCGATAGCGATGGGCAAATTGTCCATTAAGGGTCGATGAAGTATAAGGGGGCCTATCGAAAATAGCGAGAGGCACACGCTGCACCAAGAGAGACCATTTGTGCCAAAGCGGGACATCACGCACAACATCAGCGCCCATAATAAAGACATACGCGCATCGACACCAACAGCGGTATCTTTGGAGCAATGTCACCAGCTCGTATGTGGAACGAGCGCGACATTGATGTTCTATCATGCTGACCTTAATCATAGGGAAAGTGTGACTTATCTGACGTGCCTTGTCAACACGTTGCTGATAGGCGCGCAAACTCTTATTCATCTCTTGCTTGAGGGGATTATGAGGCGTCACAAGCCACCATACTTCGTCCAACGCAAGATATTTGTAGGCAAGCACGCTGATATGGACATGGCCTTTGTGAGGGGGATTAAAAGAGCCCCCTAAGAGCCCTATTCTTGGTTTTGCTGTGGAGAGGCCAGAGGGGCTGAGAAAAGGGTTGAGACTCATGGGTATCATGGCGTGTGGTGAGAGGACAGGCCCGTGAAGAAGAGCCTGTCAAGGGCGAATCGACCCATCGGAGTCCACGTGATAGCTGTAACTCGTCAATTGGTGCGCGCCCACGGGCCCCCTCGCATGGAGTTTATTTGTCGAGATGCCTATTTCAGCGCCCATGCCAAATTCACCGCCATCGGCAAATTGGGTCGAGGTATTATGCATGAGAATGGCGGCATCGACACGCCCCATGAATAAACGCACTGCTTCTTTATCCTCAGTGATGATAGCTTCCGTATGGTGAGAGCCATAGCGTTGAATATGGTCTATCGCCCCGTGAATGTCATCAACGGCACGCATGGAGAGGCGCGCCTCCAGATATTCCGTTGCCCAATCTTCATCTGATGCCCTTG is a genomic window of Alphaproteobacteria bacterium GM7ARS4 containing:
- the rsfS gene encoding ribosome silencing factor, with translation MRDAHREIVPCRDKVRMITRHLDSYKAEDIVTIPLQGKSILADYMVIASGNNARHVKALADKLIRRFKGKTPSPIAIEGMARGDWVLLDMGDIIVHLFKPEVRLFYRLEKLWMSPAHRMAQNAQTKATTTAEQKQKPL
- a CDS encoding nicotinic acid mononucleotide adenylyltransferase, which gives rise to MSLNPFLSPSGLSTAKPRIGLLGGSFNPPHKGHVHISVLAYKYLALDEVWWLVTPHNPLKQEMNKSLRAYQQRVDKARQISHTFPMIKVSMIEHQCRARSTYELVTLLQRYRCWCRCAYVFIMGADVVRDVPLWHKWSLLVQRVPLAIFDRPPYTSSTLNGQFAHRYRRYRKPVRQGQQLLAMGPPSWIFFHTAGRTDISSTHIRREHRASHESSHEFSQGSFDAQKGIRP